A genomic region of Nymphaea colorata isolate Beijing-Zhang1983 chromosome 2, ASM883128v2, whole genome shotgun sequence contains the following coding sequences:
- the LOC116248295 gene encoding WRKY transcription factor 22-like yields MDDWGLQAVVRGCCNAASPFSVTSSAFRSFSSLQPDPLLLSFPSSCSSSSYSSSSSSSPSTLLTDADQQSNVVVFPDLLSSTPSMDLHDLWKPFYSKQQSSSSSSPLHHNHQKPLPLSASASQGRPKRRKSQQKKVVRHVPAEGLSSDVWAWRKYGQKPIKGSPYPRGYYRCSSSKGCSARKQVERSKTDPEMFVVTYTSEHNHPAPTHRNSLAGTTRQKCTESSAAATTATFSGTRSGGANEACSPSDGLSPTTPLRAAMEDASKLQFDDEEPEMEAGSVGQEDEQEEDDGEEANLLMDLDELQDDMFMMCGGVDELFPVEFPEWASTYAATTSTAAAAAGGGD; encoded by the exons ATGGACGACTGGGGTCTGCAGGCCGTAGTTCGAGGCTGCTGCAACGCCGCCAGCCCTTTCTCAGTCACCTCCTCCGCCTTCCGCTCCTTCTCATCCCTACAGCCGGATCccctccttctctcctttccgTCGTCTTGCTCTTCCTCCTCCTACTCCTCATCGTCGTCGTCTTCACCATCTACTTTACTAACTGATGCCGACCAACAATCCAACGTCGTGGTCTTCCCTGACCTCCTCTCTTCCACACCATCCATGGATCTCCATGATCTCTGGAAGCCCTTCTACTCCAAACAacagtcttcttcttcttcttcccctctccACCACAACCATCAAAAGCCCTTGCCCCTCTCCGCCTCCGCTTCGCAAGGCCGCCCCAAACGAAG GAAGAGTCAACAAAAGAAGGTGGTGCGTCATGTTCCCGCAGAAGGGCTCTCTTCCGACGTGTGGGCGTGGAGGAAGTACGGGCAGAAGCCCATTAAAGGATCTCCCTACCCAAg AGGATATTATAGGTGTAGTAGCTCAAAAGGCTGCTCGGCCAGAAAGCAGGTGGAGCGGAGCAAGACAGATCCGGAGATGTTCGTGGTCACATACACGTCGGAGCACAACCATCCGGCTCCTACCCACCGGAATTCTCTCGCCGGAACCACCCGACAGAAGTGTACGGAGAGTTCAGCAGCGGCGACGACCGCAACCTTTTCTGGTACTCGTAGTGGTGGTGCTAACGAGGCATGCTCACCGTCGGACGGTTTATCACCGACGACGCCATTGAGGGCAGCCATGGAGGACGCGAGCAAGTTGCAGTTTGACGACGAAGAGCCGGAGATGGAGGCAGGCTCGGTCGGGCAGGAGGATGAGCAAGAGGAGGACGATGGGGAGGAGGCAAATCTACTCATGGATCTTGATGAACTCCAAGATGACATGTTCATGATGTGCGGCGGGGTGGACGAGCTTTTCCCGGTGGAATTCCCGGAGTGGGCATCCACCTACGCCGCCACCACctccaccgccgccgccgccgccggaGGAGGGGACTGA